The following is a genomic window from Gavia stellata isolate bGavSte3 chromosome 3, bGavSte3.hap2, whole genome shotgun sequence.
acagagaacagacGAGTAGAAAACAGAAGCTGGTGCTCTGTGTCTGCAAGGGTGGGTGTAATATCAATATTTGAGTAGCTCCCAATCATTATCCTCTCAATGgcatttttcccccctgtaGACCTCAGCATTGAAAGGGTGTCTCAGGGAAGCTGCGACTGTTTTAGTGAAGCGCAGAGCATTTCACCTCCAGAAAAAAAGGGGCTTATCAACCTCCTGAGCCCCAGGTTTGCACAGGGCCCTCTGCCAAGGAATGAAATGCCTTGTCAAAGTTTTCTTGCAAATGGTACTGAGACAGACCTTGAGAAACAATTATCTCTgtgcaatgaagaaaaaaagtccccCTCCTTATTCCTTTAGTTTCCTGGCTGGTGTCTTATGGAAACAGAGTAAAAATGGACTTTACCACAGAGGAGGTTGCAGGGATGGCATGAACACACAAGGGTGGTGCACAGGATGTACCCATGCTCCACTCTGCCCTTGCTCTTGCAGGCTGTCCTCTGGACAAGCCCTGGCAATAGGAACAGAGCAAATGGCAAGTTCCCCGGCTCTCCCCCACCTGAGAGGGCTGCGGGCTGGGCACATCTGGCtcatttctgtctgctttcacTCTGTCTGGTTTTACAGCAGACAGGGCATCAAAATCAATCTTACAGCTGCTCCAAAGGAGAACAGAGCAAATACCCAGCTGGGACCCAGTAGTGCTGTTAATCGGCGTGAGTGGAGCTGTTGACTTTTCCCAGAGTTGAGGGTCTGGGATAatcattacttttcttttcctgcgGTCCCTGCTGTAAAGGGACAGGGGAGGGCAGAGTATCAGAAGTTGCTCGACACGGTGTGTAAAACATCTGGGAAGGGAAATCCAGGAGCTCTGATTGCAACTCAAGCTTAGGCAAAGGGCTGATGAAGGTTTTGGCTAGCCAAAACACcaaaatttgcttttgcaggTCTAAACTGCCCTGGCCTGTTAGTCCAGGGCATGTTTTGAGCTTTCCAGAAATACATTTCATCTCAACACATGAAGGCTGAGCCCTTCTGAACTCATTCCATAGCTTATTCTAGACAGAGCTAAGTGCCAGCTCTCTGCAATTGCAAACCACACTTGCTGAGCAGGTAGTGAAAGAGGACCAACATCCATCTGCTGCTCTGACTCAGAAAATGGCaccaaaaatggaaagaaaataaaccaagctCCTGATGGAGGGCTGCAGGAGTTTTTCTGGGGTTGTGCACAGGAATGTAATAGAGGCCCACAGACACAGGTTGTGCGGGAGCTTGAGGAGACCTGGGAAAAAAGCACTGTCCATGTCCAGTGTGCATACAGCCCCTGCCTTTGCTGAGGGTGACCCCAGAGCACCGGCCTTGATGGCACTGCCCAGAACCCTCctgctgtgcagagctgcagtgCTTCATCCACTACTGCTCCCCAGAGAGGAAAGCTGTAGGGGTAGATGTGGGTCCTGGGggccagaagcagctgaaggtgtGGAACATCTGCTTAGCAGCTGAAAACTGGGAATTTGAAGGTTTTAGGTCCAGGTGCCCAAACTCTTGGCTTGAATACACTTGAATTCACAGCACTGAAGATGGGTGAAGCCACACATCAGCGAAGAAGGTTATTCCCAAGGCATCTAAGAGTTCATGAGGCAGCTTGGCAGAGAGAGGAGTGGGGATGTTTTGGCTGGAGCATGGGCACTTGCGGCACTACAGAGAGCACTGGAGGAGCGTGCCAACAACCATGGCCATCAGACCCAGCGCTGCAGAGTTGCTTCCCACCCCATTGCTGCTCCTGGTGTCATCGGTGCAGAGGTCACTGTAGCAGCATGACTTGGGTCTGTTCGCCCCTATCCCATTATAGGAGACACATTCCTCCTCACAGCTTCTGGTCACAGTGATGTTGCCGAAAAAGGGGTAACCTGAAACAGGCAGATTGGACAGGAGGAGAAGaataagagagagaaagaaatggtaAAGGAAGGTGCAGACAGCTGGCATCAAGAAACACTGACTTTGTGCAAAGGAGGGGAATTAAAAGTGTTTATAGGTAAATAAAGGTAAATAAGGGGTTGAGCATCACTAATCCATTGGTGCCTGTAATCCAGACTGCTCTTTGCAGGAACAGGTCTGCTGGTTCTCCTTgctgcctccctctctccctcctgctccttctaAACTTATTCTAGTGTGGACAAGGGACGCAAgtctctgtgtgttttgttcAGGTGAGTtgctcctcttgtcctgtcgctagtcacttgggagaagagaccaacacccacctctctgcaacctcctttcaggcaattgtagagagcgataaggtctcctctcagcctcctcttctccagactgaacaaccccagttccctcagctgctcctcataagacttgtgctccagacccctcaccagcttcgttgcaCTCACAGCAAGCAAAGAAACTTACCTGAGTCTATGGAGTGCAGCGTTGTTGTGCACACGGTGGCTTTCGGGGGGCACAGGGTGGCTGTTCTGCACTTAGCAATGTCAATTGGTTCCTTGCAGGTGTAACATCGTAAGGActgggctgcagaggggaaCAGAATGGGTCGGAGGTGGTCCCAGCAGCCAAGACAGACAGCAAGtctgcagcttctctgctttGTGGTGGGGACTGACAGTCAGTGCTTCATCCCCCCTTGACCAAGACACAGTAACCTCAGAAACTAagcacagctggaggcagtggCAGAGCTTGGATATGTGAGAGGGGAAAGAACAAACCCCAGCACCAAAGGACAAGGATGGTGTTGTGGGAGTTGAGCGTGATCACTACCTCAGGGGCTCAGCAGCCCAAAATGAGCAGGGATCTAGAAGGACCTATTGCTTGAGCGGCTTTGATAGGATCTTTGCATCGTCTGTAAGAAATGCTGTAACAGAGACCAAAATATCTCCTTCTGTTGACAGCAGCAGTCACCAGCATGGAAAGACTGGCACTTCCCCCGTCCCTCCACCCACAGTGACATCTTCTTCATGCTTGTTTAGAAGGATTTCTGCAGACCTTAGTAGCTGAGAGCAGAATTTAAATGTCAGAGCTGTACCAGAGATCCTAAGGGCTGAATGTGGCCTAAACCCCACTTTCATCAGGGgctactgctgctttttaaaagagatgATGCtacaaagctcttgctggctgCCAGTTGACACAGGGGTACCTTTACATACGCAAGCATTGATCACAGCAGTTGCTCAAAAGTCTTGGTACGAGACCTGTCTGTCCGCAACCAGCAGATACCGAGTGTGCATATTTTTTGGAGTCATGCTGCTGTGGCTTGATGACAGAAACCAACCTGGTTTGATATTTTCTGTCCTAACTGCCTTCCACCAATACGGCAGCTGAAGAACCAGCCAAATGTGTCCACTGCCATCTATTGGTAAAATTGCAGAGAGACGATGTT
Proteins encoded in this region:
- the LOC104254539 gene encoding secreted Ly-6/uPAR-related protein 1; amino-acid sequence: MKTLLVGLLLGLAYVELAQSLRCYTCKEPIDIAKCRTATLCPPKATVCTTTLHSIDSGYPFFGNITVTRSCEEECVSYNGIGANRPKSCCYSDLCTDDTRSSNGVGSNSAALGLMAMVVGTLLQCSL